In one Rhopalosiphum padi isolate XX-2018 chromosome 3, ASM2088224v1, whole genome shotgun sequence genomic region, the following are encoded:
- the LOC132927914 gene encoding uncharacterized protein LOC132927914 encodes MDDLAERQIRAARTLFNLAHCYLKTTKIDVEEEKTNLNDEKDEVIKKDIQQKEKEEANKNKRKKLVKKKKKKECDSDNEIELYLQVQVDSNYQKQLCTDVQNIDLNKAPQKSEIEIDLKIEIPKKLKSSYLKNIDKEKHFEEEDKKKSKENKQRENKQELINQEISDDSELQHNTEKEIKQNINKDNVCIDLDGKIIDCGITQIQIQKGIEIESQKNDNSDILLELELQEQQNIHDNLIDTFHRSIQKRIERLICEIPLKHQKIEKELYQELEKLNKEIAELDPENVDELKKEILEDVSKKDYLPVQIKFLKNLYCSFNQDLTPFYNKLDQLSDDLTQTSIQQQLNKEFLKKLDNLLQQKCNEEIQEGQQQVNSKVKHMVNEDVQVVGGKKKLKSKDELKRVVEFPMNDEIENNEKIKEKELQENVLKDTQEEVNEAERIRNQFKKIDEKEKYQYYDLVIQYNQETSQELKGNAQNVLGKKVSVDFYDDAVKTLINQTDQDALKSKICEEGIDVVDQTQKKGNTNIQFQLEFYKSVEVEEKLQNKNDFEGEINRNLEIKTKETRTEVQEDTDVEIEDFEEELQDYSKIANDKHFEAVHENKKLKIGALETAIIENSELKIGDSEKEVQEDSDVDIEGFEGEILEFPEVRIEDFDEESQENTDVDTEDVSEEEFNDINEVVEIVEDIEVESNSSEDNYIPSEKTPTTTCNESHLKIDPNAKLKHDEENCFKKIDSSNPTVLTDHIKEKQTFFELKNQLDELSQEYKGYVQQKVFNELQQEIDNKQLQEMKIFPDTFNEVNLNTNEDFQKEIDELQNEWCQLEPEFIRDVPLSFEEDNSSQKLKEKPYNLFERLHFLHRKLLCKFANSKEWPENCFQPSSLLDVLFDDPTEFKPNVLVLILHSIDKGYSIKINTDKNLKSPKEYFFNYFKDTILEYMENEHLPPDLLDLLDSAEPRLFYSGCVIAEIHDQVDEIPGRVYRLLLRPFNMSIQSDVNRIIAKNSHPTDTNYWSYKKRLKLESILLKKSYPVMCMDSSPIAGLVVNLQHQMLSCRTIVLNPLKRKYNCSNQKLLKTDLYNESNDNIKTSMLSNKPQKESSKLMDTENINIENYILWKFDFRIKSLNLFKLFLVIITETQEFSLLLCTNPKIDSVKKMRFKIQLKQNELKTYIITMQEVLRQKISPDIEVVRRYKCQANSAPLSLRIVPSLFNDNVFKANHADISQLIDIFINNTHIKYIPINKMLENTFKHKSEITEFESEKSDLSLMKNKLAADTHKTVETKETSKDIEIKKSMQFCTTKKLSTSSNKFLDLPSVDLLLDKMTDSSPLQTQIIPKDILLDNGTMSLLKEKSTNTVRNSSLESSLIQPTLDLSKLNSIDKIADFSPIQTRTISKDILLDDDTMSLLKKKSINTETDNSSPESSVIQPTLDLSKLNSIDKIADLSSLQTQTIPKDILLDDDTPLLREKLTITETDSSLEPSLIMPILMVSKNDNFSDLVQENIVLVSNNSMVPVFSFITSTIPFESSPAVVLSSLSTINSLVTSIKTYMLPIESSSLGYIAKSENMSLQTDENSSFNDDGDDDIYTNIKLLPDMQPEDLIHLMKVDDIAVNMFYGINSVMPTTSNDDTITMSPNENIFTMVSNSDDVENISVMKHTNESEVDLFGTMSNINDNGMFQLHDTTNSTNEIFEDKYMLRCLQLFHQNPTLPDISILPDISILPDISILPDISIQPDISIPHDTQVDPYPKPGFSNDSLTNSDPFSALNALMDQILLSTSNSNNEDKCPDT; translated from the exons aTGGATGACTTAGCAGAAAGGCAAATTAGAGCTGCAAGA acattgtTCAATCTTGCTCACTGTTATTTGAAAACGACAAAAATTGATGTTGAAGAAGAAAAGACAAATTTAAACGACGAAAAAGACgaagtaataaaaaaagacaTCCAACAAAAAGAAAAGGAAgaagcaaataaaaataaacgtaaaaaattagtcaaaaaaaaaaaaaaaaaagaatgtgaTTCGGACAATGAAATAGAATTATACCTACAAGTGCAAGTCGATTCAAACTATCAAAAACAATTATGCACTGATGtacaaaatatagatttaaataaagcaCCACAAAAGTCTGAAAtagaaatagatttaaaaatcgaaattccaaaaaaactcaaaagttcgtatcttaaaaatatcgacaaagaaaaacattttgaagaggaagataaaaaaaaatcaaaagaaaataaGCAAAGAGAAAATAAACAAGAATTAATTAATCAAGAAATAAGTGATGATTCAGAACTTCAGCATAACACAGagaaagaaataaaacaaaatataaataaagataatgtaTGCATAGACTTGGATGGAAAAATTATCGATTGTGGTATAACAcaaattcaaatacaaaaagGGATTGAAATCGAAtcacaaaaaaatgataatagtgACATTTTACTAGAACTTGAATTACAAGAACAGCAAAATATACATGACAATTTAATAGATACATTTCACAGGTCAATTCAAAAACGGATTGAACGACTTATATGTGAAATACCTTTAAAACatcaaaaaatagaaaaagaaCTATATCAAGAACTTGAAAAACTTAATAAAGAAATTGCAGAACTAGATCCAGAAAATGTagatgaattaaaaaaagaaattttagaAGATGTTTCTAAAAAGGACTATTTACCcgttcaaataaaatttttaaaaaatctatattgCTCATTTAACCAGGATTTAACAcccttttataataaattagaccAATTAAGCGATGATTTAACACAAACAAGTATACAACAACAATTgaataaagaatttttaaaaaaattagataatttattgcaacaaaaatgtaatgaagAAATCCAGGAAGGACAGCAACAAGTTAACAGTAAAGTAAAACATATGGTTAATGAAGATGTACAAGTGGTcggaggaaaaaaaaaattaaaatcaaaagatGAATTAAAAAGAGTCGTAGAATTTCCAATGAATGATGAAATCGAAAATAACGAAAAGATTAAAGAAAAAGAATTGCAGGAAAACGTTTTAAAAGATACACAGGAAGAGGTTAATGAAGCTGAAAGAATACGaaatcagtttaaaaaaatcgatgaaaaagagaaatatcaatattatgatttagttatacaatataaccAAGAAACATCGCAAGAACTAAAAGGAAATGCACAAAATGTTTTAGGAAAAAAAGTATCAGTTGATTTCTATGATGATGCAGTGAAAACACTTATAAATCAAACTGATCAAGAtgcattaaaatcaaaaatatgcgAGGAAGGTATAGATGTCGTCGACCAAACACAAAAAAAgggtaatacaaatatacagttTCAATTAGAATTTTACAAAAGTGTAGAAGTTGAAGAGAAATTACAgaacaaaaatgattttgaagGAGAAATAAACAGAAATcttgaaataaaaactaaagaaaCAAGAACAGAGGTACAAGAAGACACTGATGTGGAAATAGAAGACTTCGAAGAAGAATTACAAGATTATTCTAAAATTGCGaatgataaacattttgaaGCAGtgcatgaaaataaaaaattaaaaattggagCATTGGAAACAGCAATAATAGAAAATTCTGAACTAAAAATTGGAGATTCTGAAAAAGAAGTACAAGAAGATTCAGATGTGGATATCGAAGGCTTTGAAGGAGAAATATTAGAGTTTCCTGAAGTTAGAATTGAAGACTTTGATGAAGAATCACAGGAAAATACTGATGTAGATACAGAAGATGTAAGTGAAGAAGAATTCAATGACATAAATGAAGTAGTAGAAATAGTTGAAGATATAGAAGTAGAATCTAATTCTTCTGAAGACAATTATATTCCATCAGAAAAAACACCTACTACAACATGCAATGAATCGCATTTAAAAATCGATCCAAATGCTAAACTTAAACACGACgaagaaaattgttttaaaaaaatcgattcaTCTAATCCTACAGTATTAACAGATCATATTAAAGAGAAACAGACattttttgaacttaaaaatcaattagATGAATTATCCCAAGAATATAAAGGCTATGTGCAACAAAAAGTGTTTAATGAATTACAACAAGAAATAGATAATAAACAGTTACaagaaatgaaaatatttccaGATACGTTTAATGAAGTAAACTTAAACACAAATGAAGATTTTCAAAAAGAAATTGATGAATTACAAAATGAATGGTGTCAATTAGAACCAGAATTTATACGCGATGTTCCATTAAGTTTTGAAGAGGATAATTctagtcaaaaattaaaagaaaaacctTACAATTTATTCGAAAGATTACATTTTCTTCACAGAaaactattatgtaaatttgCCAATTCCAAAGAGTGGCCAGAGaat tgttttcaACCATCAAGTTTGTTGGATGTTTTGTTTGATGACCCTACTGAGTTCAAACCAAATGTGTTGGTGCTTATATTGCATTCTATAGATAAAggttattcaataaaaattaacacgGACAAGAACTTGAAATCaccaaaagaatattttttcaattattttaaggaTACAATATTGGAATACATGGAAAATGAACACCTACCACCAGATTTGTTGGATTTATTAGATAGTGCTGAGCCCAGATTATTTTATTCTGGATGTGTTATAGCAGAAATCCATGATCAAGTAGATGAGATTCCAGGCAGAGTGTATAGGTTATTACTGCGTCCTTTTAATATG tCCATTCAAAGTGATGTAAACCGTATAATTGCTAAAAATAGCCATCCTACTGACACTAATTATTGGTCATATAAAAAAAGACTAAAACTAGAAAGTATATTGCTTAAAAAATCGTATCCAGTTATGTGTATGGATTCGTCACCTATTGCTGGTCTAGTAGTTAATTTACAACATCAAATGTTAAGTTGTCGTACTATAGTACTAAATCCACTTAAGAGGAAATATAACTGTTCAAatcaaaaacttttgaaaaCAGATTTGTACAATGAATCTAATGACAACATTAAAACATCAATGCTGTCAAATAAACCACAAAAAGAATCTTCAAAATTAATG GATACCGAAAACATCAATATTGAAAACTATATCTTATGGAAATTTGATTTTCGTATAAAATCGTTAAACCTTTTCAAActgtttttagtaattataacaGAAACTCAAGAATTTTCTCTATTATTATGCACAAATCCAAAGATTGATTCTGTTAAAAAGATGCG GTTTAAGATACAACTTAAGCAAAATGAATTGaaaacctatattattactatgcaaGAAGTTCTACGGCAAAAAATTAGTCCTGATATAGAAGTAGTTCGGAGATATAAATGTCAAGCTAATTCAGCTCCTCTTTCGTTAAGGATTGTTCCATCTTTGTTTAATGACAATGTTTTTAAAGCGAATCATGCAGATATTAGTCAG ttgatagacatatttataaataacacacatattaaatatatacctataaataagaTGTTGGAAAATACGTTTAAACATAAAAGTGAGATAACTGAATTTGAATCTGAAAAAAGCGATTTATcactaatgaaaaataaattggccGCTGATACTCATAAGACTGTTGAAACAAAAGAGACTTCTAaa gatatagaaattaaaaaaagtatgcaGTTTTGTACAACAAAAAAGTTATCTACcagttcaaataaatttttag ATTTACCATCagttgatttattattagacAAAATGACTGATTCGTCACCATTGCAAACACAAATCATaccaaaagatattttattggaTAATGGTACTATGtctttattaaaagaaaagtcGACCAATACAGTGAGAAACTCTTCTCTTGAATCATCACTAATACAGCCTACACTTG ATTTGtcaaaattgaattcaatagaCAAAATAGCTGATTTTTCACCAATACAAACTCGAACCATatcaaaagatattttattggaTGATGATACAatgtcattattaaaaaaaaagtcgatCAATACAGAGACAGACAACTCTTCACCTGAATCATCAGTAATACAACCAACACTTG ATTTGTCAAAGTTGAATTCAATAGACAAGATAGCTGATTTATCATCATTACAAACTCAAACCATACCAAAGGACATTTTATTGGATGATGATACGCCTTTATTGAGAGAAAAGTTGACCATTACCGAGACAGACTCCTCTCTCGAACCATCATTAATAATGCCAATACTTATGGTTTCAAAAAACGATAATTTTTCAGATTTAGTCCAGGAAAATATAGTATTGGTGTCAAATAATTCTATGGTTCcagtatttagttttattacatCTACTATACCATTTGAATCAAGCCCTGCAGTTGTGTTATCTAGTTTATCAACAATTAATTCACTAGTTACGAGCATTAAAACTTACATGTTGCCTATTGAGTCCTCAAGTTTGGGTTATATAGCAAAATCTGAAAACATGTCTTTACAAACTGATGAAAATTCATCATTTAATGATGATGGTGATGATGatatttataccaatattaaattattaccagATATGCAACCAGAGGATTTAATCCATTTAATGAAAGTAGATGATATTGCAGTGAATATGTTTTATGGTATAAATTCAGTAATGCCCACAACCAGTAATGATGATACTATCACGATGAGtccaaatgaaaatatattcacaATGGTTTCAAATTCTGATGATGTAGAAAATATTTCAGTTATGAAACATACAAATGAAAGTGAAGTTGATTTATTTGGTACAATGTccaatataaatgataatgggATGTTTCAGTTACATGACACTACAAATAGTACAAAcg aaatattcGAAGACAAATACATGTTAAGATGTCttcaattatttcatcaaaaccCAACACTGCCAGATATATCTATTTTGCCAGATATATCTATTCTGCCAGATATATCTATTCTGCCAGATATATCTATTCAGCCAGATATATCTATTCCCCATGATACACAG